A stretch of DNA from Kiloniellales bacterium:
CCGAGATGCCGGGGACCCGAAAGCCCAAGAAGGGCAAGAAGGACGGCTGAGCCCATGCGCGGTGGCATGATCTCCTCGACCCTGCTGCACCTGGCGGTGCTGATCGTGATCGCGGTCGGCCTGCCGGACTTCGGCCGGGACCTGGAGGTCGCGCCGCCGATCCCGGTCGAGATCGCGACCATCGACGATCTGACCCGCCCCAAGCCGAGCAAGACGCAGAAGCCGGAGCCCAAGGTCGCGGAGGTGGAAGAGCCGCAGGAGATCCCCGACGCGCCGCCACCGCCGCCGCGCCCGGTGGCCGCGCCGCCACCGCCGCCCGAGCCAGCCCCGGAGCCGCAGCAGCAGGCGGCGCTGCCCGACCCGACGCCGCCGGAGCCGACCCCGGAGCCCGAGCCGGAACCTTTGCCCCTGCCCGAGCCCGAGGCGAAGCCCGAGCCTAAGGAAGAGGTCAAGGAGAAGCCGAAGCCGAAACCGCCGGCGCCCCGACCGAACCGCAAGCCGCAGGTGAAGCTGGCCAAAAAGCCCGAGAAGAAGAAGGAAGAGCCGAAGGAGGATCGGCTGGCGTCGATCCTGAACAACGTCGACCAGCTGAAGAAGGAAATTCCTACGCCCAGCGAGGAGAAGAAGCAGGAGGCGCCGCAGTCCCGACAGCAGGTATCGGCTCTTGATCAGAGAGTGACGATCAGCGAGAAGGACGCGATCATTCGGCACGTCTCACGTTGCTGGAACGTACCGGCTGGGGCGCGAGATGCGGAGAAGCTGATTGTTGGGCTCCGGGTCTACCTCCATGTCGATGGCACGGTCCAACGAACCCAGATTGAAGACCTATCGCGTCTTAGAGATCCCTTCTTCAGAGCCGCTGCCGAAGCGGCCGACAGGGCGGTGAGGCGTTGCAGCCCTCTGCCTACGCCGAATAAGGACTACAGCGCTTGGCGAGTCATGCTTCTCAATTTCGATCCGTCGGAGATGTTGGGACAATGAAACACTTGGTACATCGGAAGATGGCGGTCGCCATCCTCGGCCTCCTCGCTCTTGCGGTCTTCGGTTCGCCCGTGCGGGCCGAGCTGCGGATCGACATCACGCGTGGCATCGTCGAGCCGATACCGGTGGCGGTGACCGAATTTTACGGAGACGAGGCCGAGCAGGCGCAAATCGGCCGCGATATCGCAGGTGTGATCGCCGCGAACCTCGAACGCTCCGGCCTGTTTCGGCCTGTCGACAAGCGTGCCTTCATCCAGGACGCCGAGAGCCTGCGTGCCGCACCGCGTTTCGCCGACTGGCGCCTGATCAACGCCCAGGCGCTGGTCAACGGCAGCATCCAGCAGCAGGCCGACGGCCGGCTCAACGTCGAGTTCCGGCTCTGGGACGTCTACGCCGAGAAGCAGATGACCGGCTTTGCCTACTTCACCACGCCGACCAACTGGCGCCGGATCGCCCACATCATCTCCGATGCGATCTACCAGCGCCTGACCGGCGAGGACGGCTACTTCGACACCCGGGTCGTCTACATCGCCGAGAGTGGCCCGCAGACCCGGCGCATCAAGCGCCTGGCGATCATGGACCAGGACGGCGAGAACCACCGCTTCCTGACCGACGGCGGCTCGCTGGTGCTGACCCCGCGTTTCTCGCCGACCAACCAGGAGATCACTTACGTCTCCTACATCGGCAAGATCCCGCGGGTCTATCTCTTCAACCTGAACACCGGCCAGCGCGAGGTCCTGGGCGATTTCCCGGGCATGACCTTCGCGCCGCGCTTTTCGCCCGACGGCAACGACGTGATCATGAGCCTGGCCCGCGACGGCAACTCCGACGTCTACGTCATGGACCTGCGGACCCGCAGCCTGCGGCGCCTGACCAACCATCCCTCGATCGACATCTCGCCGTCCTTCTCACCGGACAAGTCGAAGATCATCTTCAACTCCGACCGGGGCGGCAGCCAGCAGCTCTACGTCATGAACGGCGACGGCTCGGGCGTGCGCCGGATCAGCTTCGGCAAGGGCCGCTATGCGACCCCGGTCTGGTCGCCGCGCGGCGACCTCATCGCCTTCACGCGGATTCATCAGGGCCAGTTCTACGTCGGCGTCATGCGCCCCGACGGCTCGGGCGAACGCATGCTGGTCAACGACTTCCGGATCGAGGGGCCGACCTGGGCGCCGAACGGGCGCATCCTCGCCTTCTTCCGGCAAGGTCAATCCAATGAAAGGGGCCAAGTTTCGACCAAGCTGTACACAATAGACCTCACCGGTTATAACGAACGCGAAATGATCACGCCTATCGATGGCTCCGACCCGGCGTGGTCTCCGCTCAATCCTTAGGGGGATGGCGGATCATGCAGATCCGCTTCGGCATCTCCCTAATCCCCCCGGCACCGCCGTCCCAAATTCCAATAAACGGCAGCCGGATCAAGGAGCAGCCCGTGCTTGACAAGGACTCACGTGGTGCGGGACATACACTGCTCATTCGCTTCCCCGGATGGTTCTGAGAGGGTAGACAATGCGGTTCAAAGTACTCAGCATGTTTGCAGCCTTGTTGCTTTTGGCTGCCTGCGAAACGCCTAAAGAGGAGACCACGTCCAGCACCACGACGGCGACGGAAGCCCCGTCGACGCCGTCGGAGCCGGTCACGCGGGACACGGTTCAGCCGGGATCGCAGGAGGACCTCATCGACAAGGTCGGTGATCGCGTCTTCTTCGACTTCGACAAGTACGATCTGAAGCCCGAGGGGCGCAGCACGGTCGAGGCCCTGGCGGCTTGGCTGAACTCCTTCCCGGCGGTCACCCTGACCCTCGAGGGTCACGCCGACGAGCGTGGCACGCGCGAATACAACCTCGCTCTGGGCGAGCGCCGTGCCAAT
This window harbors:
- the pal gene encoding peptidoglycan-associated lipoprotein Pal yields the protein MRFKVLSMFAALLLLAACETPKEETTSSTTTATEAPSTPSEPVTRDTVQPGSQEDLIDKVGDRVFFDFDKYDLKPEGRSTVEALAAWLNSFPAVTLTLEGHADERGTREYNLALGERRANAVKDYLIALGINAGRLTTISYGEERPAVPGSYEEAWAQNRRSQFVVN
- a CDS encoding energy transducer TonB, whose product is MRGGMISSTLLHLAVLIVIAVGLPDFGRDLEVAPPIPVEIATIDDLTRPKPSKTQKPEPKVAEVEEPQEIPDAPPPPPRPVAAPPPPPEPAPEPQQQAALPDPTPPEPTPEPEPEPLPLPEPEAKPEPKEEVKEKPKPKPPAPRPNRKPQVKLAKKPEKKKEEPKEDRLASILNNVDQLKKEIPTPSEEKKQEAPQSRQQVSALDQRVTISEKDAIIRHVSRCWNVPAGARDAEKLIVGLRVYLHVDGTVQRTQIEDLSRLRDPFFRAAAEAADRAVRRCSPLPTPNKDYSAWRVMLLNFDPSEMLGQ
- the tolB gene encoding Tol-Pal system beta propeller repeat protein TolB, which produces MKHLVHRKMAVAILGLLALAVFGSPVRAELRIDITRGIVEPIPVAVTEFYGDEAEQAQIGRDIAGVIAANLERSGLFRPVDKRAFIQDAESLRAAPRFADWRLINAQALVNGSIQQQADGRLNVEFRLWDVYAEKQMTGFAYFTTPTNWRRIAHIISDAIYQRLTGEDGYFDTRVVYIAESGPQTRRIKRLAIMDQDGENHRFLTDGGSLVLTPRFSPTNQEITYVSYIGKIPRVYLFNLNTGQREVLGDFPGMTFAPRFSPDGNDVIMSLARDGNSDVYVMDLRTRSLRRLTNHPSIDISPSFSPDKSKIIFNSDRGGSQQLYVMNGDGSGVRRISFGKGRYATPVWSPRGDLIAFTRIHQGQFYVGVMRPDGSGERMLVNDFRIEGPTWAPNGRILAFFRQGQSNERGQVSTKLYTIDLTGYNEREMITPIDGSDPAWSPLNP